One genomic window of Sphingobacterium oryzagri includes the following:
- a CDS encoding MSCRAMM family protein: MKHLNKLIHVALITLVIVLHMGCKKEHDASDNRRGQVVGTVTDANGAPIAGVKVTLTGIKEEDQVTTSGNDGNYTFSEVTYRTHAVTFEKDGWMAVGLTVTAAGFNEAGQATVDVAMVSASARIVGTVTDALQGGGPLAGVTVSIGAVGGTVTTDNSGRFVIPNLIENNYTVSFTKGGYVGIVRPITAADFVDGIVTLDVQMGGEELLPGLTAVDLRKAEKWYYNEYRGGRNADAYPHWDWACNYMSTLDFRGAWQEQNEGTTLQIRNSGDQRNNPANMDAFDSFVFGSKLITEDNKILSLRAQTHNADAAAPAYFGVQVIDLNAAQPKAEKVGNTRTHGGGYTDFEFDLQAYVGKEVIIAIGIYRQSTGDYWKQVVLRAIRFADRKVENWDWLPGTEVINGWKLSQETARSTMPHTKKTFTGLSPVSGNRDNYVDAYRAWRNVAHVGAEWMFMPLKKDPEVFPSEGYIIKTRNTPEVDTKVPEAYMYAKFSVAAGSNRLALSTRNFGSNFTYFKLTAIGNDGSITHLSPASNTAQQASAASDGCWRFKHGDGGAGNPEGYAVFNYDLSAFNGKDVTLALGVYNGEANTGENKLVIHNIKIN; encoded by the coding sequence ATGAAACACCTAAACAAATTAATCCATGTGGCATTGATCACCTTGGTCATTGTGCTGCATATGGGCTGTAAAAAGGAGCATGATGCTTCAGACAACCGACGGGGCCAGGTAGTCGGTACCGTGACCGATGCCAACGGGGCGCCTATTGCGGGCGTAAAAGTGACCCTGACAGGTATCAAGGAAGAAGATCAAGTGACCACGAGTGGCAATGATGGGAATTATACTTTTAGCGAGGTGACCTACAGAACCCATGCCGTGACCTTTGAAAAAGACGGCTGGATGGCCGTGGGCCTAACGGTAACCGCGGCCGGTTTTAATGAAGCCGGACAGGCAACGGTAGATGTGGCCATGGTAAGCGCCTCGGCCCGTATTGTGGGTACCGTAACCGATGCGCTGCAGGGCGGCGGACCACTTGCCGGCGTAACCGTCTCCATCGGTGCCGTAGGGGGAACCGTTACCACCGACAACAGCGGCCGATTTGTGATCCCTAACCTGATTGAGAACAACTATACCGTTTCCTTTACCAAAGGTGGATATGTGGGCATTGTGCGCCCAATCACGGCTGCGGATTTTGTGGACGGCATAGTGACGCTGGACGTGCAAATGGGGGGCGAAGAGCTACTGCCCGGATTGACAGCCGTTGACTTGCGGAAAGCCGAGAAATGGTATTACAACGAGTACCGTGGCGGACGCAACGCCGATGCCTATCCACACTGGGACTGGGCCTGTAACTACATGAGCACGCTCGATTTTAGAGGTGCGTGGCAAGAGCAGAACGAAGGCACCACCCTACAGATACGCAACAGCGGCGATCAGCGAAACAACCCGGCCAATATGGATGCGTTTGACTCCTTCGTATTCGGTAGCAAGCTGATTACCGAAGATAACAAGATACTGTCGCTACGTGCCCAAACGCACAATGCTGATGCCGCAGCACCAGCCTACTTTGGCGTGCAGGTGATCGACCTGAATGCTGCACAGCCGAAGGCCGAGAAAGTGGGCAATACGCGCACCCATGGCGGTGGCTATACCGATTTCGAATTTGACCTGCAAGCCTATGTGGGCAAGGAGGTGATCATCGCCATCGGTATATACAGACAGTCTACGGGCGACTACTGGAAGCAAGTGGTGCTGCGCGCCATCCGCTTTGCCGATAGAAAGGTAGAGAACTGGGATTGGCTACCGGGCACGGAAGTGATCAACGGCTGGAAGCTATCGCAAGAAACGGCGCGCTCTACCATGCCGCATACTAAAAAGACCTTCACCGGACTAAGCCCCGTTAGCGGAAACCGCGACAACTACGTAGATGCCTACCGTGCTTGGCGGAATGTGGCCCATGTAGGTGCCGAATGGATGTTTATGCCGCTGAAAAAAGACCCGGAAGTCTTCCCTTCGGAAGGCTACATCATCAAGACCCGCAACACGCCGGAAGTAGACACGAAGGTGCCCGAGGCGTATATGTATGCTAAATTCTCGGTTGCCGCAGGAAGCAACCGCTTGGCGCTAAGCACCCGGAATTTTGGTAGCAACTTCACCTATTTTAAACTTACGGCAATAGGCAACGATGGCAGCATAACCCATTTGTCGCCGGCCTCGAACACCGCACAGCAAGCATCGGCCGCTAGCGATGGCTGTTGGCGCTTTAAGCATGGCGACGGCGGCGCGGGCAACCCCGAGGGATATGCCGTGTTTAACTACGACCTATCTGCCTTTAATGGCAAGGATGTGACGCTAGCGCTTGGGGTGTACAATGGCGAAGCCAATACCGGAGAGAATAAACTGGTGATACATAATATTAAAATAAACTAA